One genomic window of Danio rerio strain Tuebingen ecotype United States chromosome 24, GRCz12tu, whole genome shotgun sequence includes the following:
- the cnn3a gene encoding calponin-3a codes for MTQFNKGPAYGLSAEVKNKIAQKYDLQKEEELRFWIEEVTGMPIGDHFQKGLKDGVILCELINKLQPGSIKKINHSQLNWHKLENLGNFIKAILAYGLKPNDIFEANDLFENGNMTQVQTTLLALASMAKTKGMETNIDIGVKYADKQQRNFDDEKMKAGQCVIGLQMGTNKCASQAGMTAYGTRRHLYDPKTQTEKPYDQTTISLQMGTNKGASQAGMSAPGTRRDIYDQKAALQPMDNSTISLQMGTNKVASQKGMSVYGLGRQVYDPKYCATPTEPMIHANGSQGTGTNGSEISDSDYQAEYQEEEYQGEYHDEYRGHYNDQGIDY; via the exons ATTGCACAGAAATATGACCTACAGAAGGAAGAGGAACTTCGTTTCTGGATTGAGGAGGTGACCGGTATGCCGATCGGAGATCACTTCCAGAAAGGGCTCAAGGATGGCGTCATACTGTGCGA attGATAAACAAGCTTCAGCCTGGATctataaagaaaataaaccatTCACAGTTAAACTGGCACAAG TTAGAGAATCTTGGGAATTTCATCAAAGCCATTCTAGCCTACGGGCTGAAGCCCAATGACATCTTTGAAGCCAATGACCTCTTCGAAAACGGGAACATGACACAAGTTCAGACCACACTTCTCGCTTTGGCCAGTATG gcAAAAACCAAAGGCATGGAAACTAACATTGACATTGGTGTAAAATACGCAGACAAGCAGCAAAGAAATTTTgatgatgagaagatgaaggCTGGCCAGTGTGTCATCGGACTTCAG ATGGGTACCAACAAATGCGCAAGTCAGGCTGGAATGACGGCCTACGGGACCAGGAGACATCTTTACGACCCCAAAACACAAACAGAGAAACCCTATGACCAGACCACAATCAGCCTGCAAATGGGCACCAACAAAGGTGCAAGCCAG gcTGGTATGTCCGCTCCAGGCACCAGAAGGGACATCTATGACCAGAAGGCAGCTCTGCAACCAATGGACAACTCCACCATTTCTTTGCAAATGGGAACCAATAAGGTGGCCTCTCAGAAAGGCATGAGCGTGTACGGGTTGGGACGGCAGGTTTACGACCCCAAGTATTGCGCCACTCCAACAGAGCCTATGATCCACGCCAATGGCAGCCAGGGAACAGGCACAAACGGCTCAGAAATCAGTGATAGTGACTATCAGGCGGAATACCAGGAGGAGGAGTACCAGGGCGAATACCATGATGAATACAGAGGGCACTATAACGACCAGGGCATCGACTACTAG
- the cnn3a gene encoding calponin-3a isoform X1, with protein sequence MTQVQTTLLALASMAKTKGMETNIDIGVKYADKQQRNFDDEKMKAGQCVIGLQMGTNKCASQAGMTAYGTRRHLYDPKTQTEKPYDQTTISLQMGTNKGASQAGMSAPGTRRDIYDQKAALQPMDNSTISLQMGTNKVASQKGMSVYGLGRQVYDPKYCATPTEPMIHANGSQGTGTNGSEISDSDYQAEYQEEEYQGEYHDEYRGHYNDQGIDY encoded by the exons ATGACACAAGTTCAGACCACACTTCTCGCTTTGGCCAGTATG gcAAAAACCAAAGGCATGGAAACTAACATTGACATTGGTGTAAAATACGCAGACAAGCAGCAAAGAAATTTTgatgatgagaagatgaaggCTGGCCAGTGTGTCATCGGACTTCAG ATGGGTACCAACAAATGCGCAAGTCAGGCTGGAATGACGGCCTACGGGACCAGGAGACATCTTTACGACCCCAAAACACAAACAGAGAAACCCTATGACCAGACCACAATCAGCCTGCAAATGGGCACCAACAAAGGTGCAAGCCAG gcTGGTATGTCCGCTCCAGGCACCAGAAGGGACATCTATGACCAGAAGGCAGCTCTGCAACCAATGGACAACTCCACCATTTCTTTGCAAATGGGAACCAATAAGGTGGCCTCTCAGAAAGGCATGAGCGTGTACGGGTTGGGACGGCAGGTTTACGACCCCAAGTATTGCGCCACTCCAACAGAGCCTATGATCCACGCCAATGGCAGCCAGGGAACAGGCACAAACGGCTCAGAAATCAGTGATAGTGACTATCAGGCGGAATACCAGGAGGAGGAGTACCAGGGCGAATACCATGATGAATACAGAGGGCACTATAACGACCAGGGCATCGACTACTAG